Proteins found in one archaeon genomic segment:
- the dinB gene encoding DNA polymerase IV, with the protein MPARRAVLHVDLDAFYVSAEVREHPELKGLPVVVGADPESGKGRGVVVACSYEARKFGLRSGMPISQAYRLCPQAKYLPPDWGLYERVSDEVMKTLKTFADAFEQSSIDEAFLDVSQRAPGQSAAKALALEVKKAVKERNGLTCSIGVAPNKSAAKIASDRNKPDGLTVVPFDDVRGYLAPLDARVVPGIGSKTSEFLRSKGIERIGQLQEVGGRQLLEWFGKNGVWLWGVVQGEERTEVRQQETPKSLSVERTFKEDTADFKTVRQAASDASSELIRRVRSSGLTYRVGGIKIRFKGFETHTREKTLVSNTDGEDALQEVVGRLLDEFEKTSRPVRLIGVRVSGIQRGSSGPSRLDDWAKT; encoded by the coding sequence ATGCCAGCGCGCAGGGCCGTCCTCCACGTCGACCTCGACGCATTCTACGTCTCGGCCGAGGTCCGCGAACACCCCGAGCTGAAGGGCCTTCCGGTCGTCGTGGGCGCGGACCCGGAGAGCGGAAAGGGCCGCGGGGTAGTCGTCGCCTGTTCCTACGAAGCACGGAAGTTCGGCCTTCGCTCCGGGATGCCAATCTCCCAGGCATACCGCCTCTGTCCGCAGGCGAAGTACCTGCCTCCGGATTGGGGCCTCTACGAGCGCGTCTCGGACGAAGTGATGAAGACCCTCAAGACCTTCGCCGACGCCTTCGAGCAGTCGAGCATCGACGAGGCTTTCCTGGACGTCTCACAAAGGGCCCCAGGCCAATCGGCTGCGAAGGCCCTCGCCCTTGAAGTGAAGAAGGCGGTCAAAGAGAGGAACGGCCTTACCTGTTCCATCGGGGTCGCACCAAACAAGTCCGCAGCCAAGATCGCCTCCGACAGGAACAAGCCCGACGGCCTGACGGTGGTACCTTTCGACGACGTCCGTGGCTACCTCGCCCCCCTCGACGCTCGCGTCGTCCCCGGGATAGGCAGCAAGACCAGCGAGTTTCTCAGGAGCAAGGGGATCGAAAGGATCGGCCAGCTCCAGGAGGTGGGGGGACGGCAGCTCCTGGAATGGTTCGGCAAGAACGGCGTCTGGCTCTGGGGGGTCGTCCAGGGCGAGGAAAGGACGGAGGTCCGCCAGCAGGAGACCCCCAAATCTTTGAGCGTGGAGAGGACCTTCAAGGAGGACACCGCGGACTTCAAGACGGTAAGGCAGGCCGCCTCGGACGCCTCGTCGGAGCTGATCCGGAGGGTCCGCTCCTCCGGGCTGACCTACAGGGTCGGAGGGATCAAGATCAGGTTCAAGGGCTTCGAAACCCACACCAGGGAGAAGACTCTGGTGAGCAACACCGACGGAGAGGACGCACTTCAGGAGGTCGTAGGGCGCCTCTTGGACGAGTTCGAGAAGACGTCACGGCCGGTGCGCCTAATCGGCGTAAGGGTCTCCGGGATTCAGCGGGGCTCTTCCGGGCCTTCGAGGCTCGACGACTGGGCCAAGACCTGA
- a CDS encoding hydantoinase/oxoprolinase family protein, with product MPSRVGNSSPVSVGVDVGGTFTDIVSFDSRSGLLSVLKFPTAVSPPASIVRGVLRLNPRPSELALISHATTLATNALLTKTRLGRAALITNEGFRDILEIGRQRRPELYNLDTRRPPPLIRRSDRYTVPGRISADGRELLPLDPRLASSVSRSITRGRYGSVAICFLNSYANSSHELRMKQALRTSGFAGHVSISSEVDNGYREFERTSTTTVNAVLAPLMESYIQKLATSLRRAKVTAPLYLMNSDGGATTPNLASSMPVHGIESGPAAGVVACKQLARHLSEPNVLTFDMGGTTAKAGAIVGGEAEVAREFEAAGRSHSGRSIRGSGYSVRGPFIDLAEVSAGGGTVLWADESGQLSVGPRSAGSQPGPACYGRGGAEPTITDANVLLGRLNPVSLLSGSMPIRFDLAERALSQLCKTLGTAAEDVAIGALRLVNADMARAISMVSVERGRDPRDFVLFAFGGAGPAHACDLAEELGIRAIVVPAHAGLFSAHGLLSGDLTRTFSASARTGALQPQFAALEMKVRAAMKKEGFPEFSLLRYAEARYEGQSHELLLKFRGDNAFRKDFSSRHRQLYDYSTRDVVEVVNLHVRASVRLSAHPIPTQQTRGRPGHPSRRRAWIGGEHQAVPVLTRETIQSGRRGRGPCIIEEYDSTLVVNPGWRWRAEEYGTRLER from the coding sequence TTGCCGTCCCGCGTGGGCAACTCCTCCCCGGTCTCCGTGGGGGTCGACGTCGGCGGGACCTTCACCGACATAGTCTCTTTCGACTCCCGTAGCGGCCTCCTCTCAGTCCTGAAGTTCCCCACCGCAGTGAGCCCGCCCGCCTCCATAGTGCGAGGTGTCCTGAGACTCAATCCCAGACCGTCAGAGCTCGCTCTGATCTCCCACGCCACCACCCTCGCGACCAACGCCCTCCTCACCAAGACGAGACTCGGGCGCGCTGCGCTCATCACCAACGAAGGCTTCAGGGACATCCTGGAGATCGGCAGACAGCGGCGCCCTGAGCTGTACAATCTGGACACGAGGCGCCCGCCCCCACTGATCCGTAGGAGCGACAGGTACACAGTTCCCGGGAGGATAAGTGCCGACGGCAGGGAGCTCCTCCCGCTCGACCCTCGCCTGGCCAGCTCAGTCTCAAGGTCGATTACGAGAGGGCGATACGGCTCGGTAGCGATATGCTTCCTGAACTCCTATGCCAACTCCTCGCACGAGCTCAGGATGAAGCAGGCCCTCCGAACATCCGGATTCGCAGGCCACGTCAGCATCTCCAGCGAAGTCGACAACGGGTACCGGGAATTCGAACGGACCAGCACCACCACAGTCAACGCGGTCCTCGCCCCCCTCATGGAGTCCTACATTCAGAAACTCGCCACTTCGCTGAGGCGGGCAAAGGTCACCGCTCCGCTCTACCTGATGAACTCAGACGGCGGCGCGACCACTCCAAATCTCGCCTCTTCGATGCCCGTCCACGGAATCGAGAGCGGCCCCGCTGCCGGCGTGGTCGCCTGCAAACAGCTCGCCCGGCACCTCTCCGAGCCCAACGTCCTGACCTTCGACATGGGCGGCACGACCGCCAAAGCCGGGGCCATAGTGGGCGGCGAGGCTGAGGTCGCCCGGGAGTTCGAAGCGGCGGGACGCTCACACAGCGGGAGGTCAATCAGGGGCAGCGGTTACTCGGTGAGGGGACCCTTCATCGACCTCGCGGAGGTCAGCGCCGGCGGAGGAACGGTCCTCTGGGCTGACGAGTCCGGACAGCTCTCGGTGGGGCCGCGCAGCGCGGGTTCCCAGCCGGGCCCTGCCTGCTACGGAAGAGGCGGCGCTGAACCAACCATCACCGACGCGAACGTCCTGCTCGGGAGGCTCAACCCGGTCTCACTCTTGAGCGGGTCGATGCCGATCAGGTTCGACTTGGCCGAGAGGGCCCTCAGCCAGCTCTGCAAGACTCTCGGGACGGCCGCCGAGGATGTCGCGATTGGGGCACTCAGGCTGGTCAACGCGGACATGGCTAGGGCGATTTCGATGGTCAGCGTCGAAAGAGGCAGGGACCCTAGGGACTTCGTCCTCTTCGCCTTCGGCGGAGCGGGCCCAGCGCACGCCTGCGACCTGGCTGAAGAGCTGGGCATCAGGGCCATAGTGGTCCCCGCCCATGCGGGACTCTTTTCCGCGCACGGTCTGCTCTCCGGAGACCTGACAAGGACCTTCTCCGCATCCGCCCGAACAGGCGCCCTCCAACCCCAGTTCGCAGCACTTGAAATGAAGGTCAGGGCCGCAATGAAGAAGGAAGGATTCCCCGAGTTCTCTTTGCTGAGGTACGCAGAGGCAAGATACGAAGGACAGTCCCACGAACTTCTCCTGAAATTCCGGGGCGACAACGCCTTCAGGAAGGACTTTAGCTCTAGGCACCGCCAGCTCTATGACTACTCGACAAGAGACGTGGTCGAAGTGGTCAACCTCCACGTGAGGGCATCGGTCAGGCTTTCGGCCCATCCTATCCCCACGCAACAGACGAGGGGGCGGCCTGGGCACCCATCGCGTCGCCGCGCATGGATTGGTGGAGAGCATCAGGCTGTTCCTGTGCTGACCAGGGAGACAATCCAGTCGGGCAGAAGGGGCAGAGGGCCCTGCATCATCGAGGAGTACGACTCGACACTAGTAGTCAATCCGGGCTGGAGGTGGCGCGCCGAAGAGTATGGGACGAGGCTCGAGAGATGA
- a CDS encoding NAD(P)H-hydrate epimerase translates to MRIAEGIAYLTAAEMAEVDREAVEEFGIGVPTLMQRAGEGAAEVAKLMLGGEVRGRAVSVLAGKGNNGGDGLVVARVLKGWGAAVEVILGVGRASLREAPSKQLALAEGAGVEVFGQARALGEPDLIVDALLGYNARGDPREAVAKLVREAGASGSRILALDVPSGLDSTSGGRGEPCVVASATATFGLPKVGLLEAKEAGVVGDLYLVDISLPEEAYRRVGMRGSPFDGKRLLRLW, encoded by the coding sequence TTGAGGATAGCGGAGGGCATAGCGTACCTGACTGCCGCCGAGATGGCGGAGGTGGACAGGGAAGCTGTCGAGGAGTTCGGGATTGGAGTGCCCACGTTGATGCAAAGGGCTGGGGAGGGCGCGGCCGAGGTGGCGAAGTTGATGCTCGGAGGCGAGGTCCGGGGGCGCGCCGTCTCCGTTCTGGCGGGGAAGGGGAACAATGGAGGGGACGGGCTTGTGGTGGCCCGGGTTCTGAAAGGATGGGGCGCCGCGGTCGAGGTGATTCTTGGTGTGGGGAGGGCGTCCCTCAGGGAGGCGCCGTCGAAGCAGCTGGCACTGGCTGAGGGGGCCGGGGTCGAGGTCTTCGGGCAAGCTAGGGCCTTGGGGGAGCCTGACCTCATTGTGGACGCGCTTCTGGGGTACAATGCGAGGGGAGACCCGAGAGAAGCTGTCGCGAAGCTGGTCAGGGAGGCGGGCGCATCAGGGTCGAGGATTCTTGCGCTCGATGTTCCCTCGGGGTTAGACTCGACATCGGGAGGGCGCGGAGAGCCATGCGTGGTCGCAAGCGCGACCGCGACGTTCGGGCTGCCGAAGGTAGGGCTCCTCGAGGCGAAGGAGGCGGGCGTCGTGGGGGACCTCTACCTGGTCGACATCTCACTGCCAGAGGAGGCGTACAGGAGGGTCGGGATGAGAGGTTCTCCGTTCGATGGGAAGCGGCTCCTAAGACTCTGGTAG
- a CDS encoding class I SAM-dependent methyltransferase gives MATDTSGITCCFDEESERMLEDYRRRGLGSTSKTILAALRERGLAGSSTLELGCGVGALTLEFLKAGASKAKGVDLSSAMVRTARSLVQDAGHSGSAQFVHGDGALLSLERSDFVVLDTVLCCYPDVQGLIENSSAAASRFYAISIPDDRRILTRVLKVFLPLQKIFLRRRGFRFYVHPVEKVLSLLSQKGFAPVFESRAGRVWCVFVFNPPQSAP, from the coding sequence GTGGCGACAGACACCAGCGGAATCACCTGCTGCTTCGACGAAGAGAGCGAGAGGATGCTCGAGGACTATCGGAGGAGGGGCCTGGGGTCGACCTCCAAGACCATTTTGGCTGCGCTCAGGGAGCGAGGCCTCGCCGGTTCCAGTACTCTGGAGCTAGGTTGCGGTGTTGGCGCGCTAACTCTCGAATTCCTCAAGGCAGGGGCCTCCAAGGCAAAGGGGGTCGACCTCTCTTCGGCGATGGTACGCACCGCGCGCTCGCTTGTCCAAGACGCAGGCCACTCGGGATCAGCCCAGTTTGTTCACGGAGACGGGGCCCTGCTATCCCTCGAACGGTCAGACTTCGTGGTGCTCGACACGGTTCTCTGTTGCTACCCTGACGTCCAAGGGCTCATCGAGAACTCCAGCGCCGCCGCCTCCCGGTTCTACGCGATTTCGATCCCCGACGATCGCCGCATCCTCACAAGAGTTCTCAAGGTCTTCCTACCCCTGCAGAAGATCTTCCTCAGGCGCCGCGGGTTCAGGTTCTACGTCCATCCAGTAGAGAAGGTGCTCTCGCTCCTGAGCCAGAAAGGGTTCGCGCCGGTCTTCGAGTCGAGGGCAGGCAGGGTATGGTGCGTCTTCGTCTTCAACCCGCCGCAGTCCGCACCCTGA
- the solA gene encoding N-methyl-L-tryptophan oxidase, giving the protein MRRYDAVVIGCGVMGSAVSYNLASRGIKTVTLDRYPLNHEMGSSHGKTRIIRLAYYEDERYVPLLRRAFDAWAEVQEKSGRRLMEMTGGLMAGREEGELVSGVLKTARAHGLEHEVLSTKEAESRFPAIKLSEELKAVYEESAGILYTEECLEAFTGLAADAGCDFEHLAEVTGWKPTPEGVEVEASGETFLAQRVVSCAGPWTSELFPGAVPLKVERQVPIWFSSKKQGIFSPESMPVFIMEEEAGKFFYGLPEVGHGVKAARTHAGAIVNPDSVSRTVTKDDIAPVEAFVGRRLPKLGRKPIDSTVCLYTNTPDLNFAIGPHPEEGKVVVVSACSGHGFKFASVLGEVVADMVEGKKTQVDVSWLSLSRFRAVHA; this is encoded by the coding sequence ATGCGCCGGTACGATGCGGTCGTGATCGGGTGCGGCGTCATGGGGTCGGCGGTCAGCTACAACCTCGCCTCCAGAGGTATCAAGACGGTGACCTTGGACAGGTATCCGCTGAATCATGAGATGGGCTCTTCTCACGGGAAGACCAGGATAATCAGGCTCGCCTACTACGAGGACGAGAGGTACGTCCCCCTGCTGAGGAGGGCCTTTGACGCGTGGGCCGAGGTCCAAGAGAAGTCCGGCAGGCGCCTGATGGAGATGACCGGAGGGCTGATGGCCGGGAGGGAGGAAGGGGAGCTGGTTTCTGGCGTCTTGAAGACGGCCAGGGCCCACGGACTGGAGCACGAAGTCCTCTCCACCAAGGAGGCGGAGTCGAGGTTCCCTGCGATCAAGCTCTCGGAGGAGTTGAAGGCGGTCTACGAGGAGAGCGCCGGGATCCTCTACACCGAGGAGTGCCTCGAGGCCTTCACTGGGCTGGCGGCGGACGCGGGCTGCGACTTCGAGCATCTGGCCGAAGTGACGGGCTGGAAGCCCACGCCAGAAGGGGTAGAGGTGGAGGCCTCTGGAGAGACATTCCTCGCTCAGAGGGTCGTTTCGTGCGCGGGACCGTGGACAAGCGAACTCTTCCCGGGGGCGGTCCCGCTGAAGGTGGAGAGGCAAGTCCCCATATGGTTCTCATCGAAGAAGCAGGGCATCTTCTCGCCGGAGTCGATGCCGGTCTTCATCATGGAAGAGGAGGCAGGGAAGTTCTTCTATGGACTACCCGAGGTCGGGCACGGAGTCAAAGCAGCGAGGACGCACGCTGGAGCTATTGTGAACCCAGACTCGGTGAGCAGGACAGTTACCAAGGATGACATCGCCCCCGTCGAGGCGTTCGTAGGAAGGAGGTTGCCCAAGCTCGGGAGGAAGCCGATCGACTCTACTGTCTGCCTTTACACCAACACCCCGGACCTGAACTTCGCCATAGGACCGCACCCCGAGGAGGGGAAGGTCGTAGTCGTCAGCGCGTGCTCGGGGCACGGGTTCAAGTTCGCAAGTGTCCTTGGAGAGGTGGTCGCGGACATGGTCGAAGGGAAGAAGACCCAGGTAGACGTGTCGTGGCTGAGTCTCAGCCGGTTTAGGGCCGTTCACGCCTAG
- a CDS encoding hydantoinase B/oxoprolinase family protein → MKRDAVTLKLINEALRYSSEEMGLALRDASYSPNIKERMDHSAAVFDERGRLLAQAEHIPVHLGSLPWGLSKLIGACERSGLDFEPGSMLVSNNPYITGTHLNDITVMAPIHHGAQLVGFAVNKAHHSDVGGKVPGSISTDARTLQEEGLVLEPCYLRRGRRFVESTVTRVASGSRTPRERKGDLRAQAAANSTGEKRVLSLVSKYGLDDFRAAARTAFRSSEALTRKRLARFGEGTYSASDYLEAPDGSDLVLKAKVVISGSGVLVDYSGSHKQVDYPLNAVFGVTISGAYFVLRCLLGDDIPANHGAFAPVEVRAPVGSILNPTSPHPVGGGNVETSQRNADVVFRALAKAAPGRVPAAAGGSMNNVMVGGRWRGRQWAFYETIGVGLGGSRRADGIDGIQCNMTNTLNTPIEELERSFPVLMTKYEFRPDSSGPGAHRGGSGIVRGYRMLAGTTFTALADRGTHPPWGLEGGLPGRVTELFVSRRGSKEKVPVKVTLALRPGDEVEVRTAGGGGFGDPDKRGTLEVSGDIQAGLVSSEEARKHYRLGRTKDVPRRERP, encoded by the coding sequence ATGAAGCGCGACGCAGTGACTCTGAAGCTGATCAACGAGGCGCTACGCTACTCGAGCGAAGAGATGGGACTTGCACTCAGGGACGCTTCCTACTCGCCGAACATCAAGGAGAGGATGGACCACTCGGCCGCAGTCTTCGACGAGCGAGGAAGGCTCCTGGCGCAGGCGGAGCACATCCCGGTGCACCTCGGCTCCCTTCCGTGGGGCCTCTCGAAACTCATCGGCGCTTGCGAACGCTCTGGCCTGGACTTCGAGCCTGGCTCCATGCTCGTGTCCAACAACCCGTACATCACTGGGACGCACCTCAACGACATCACTGTCATGGCTCCCATCCACCACGGCGCCCAGCTCGTCGGCTTCGCGGTCAACAAGGCCCACCACTCTGACGTCGGTGGGAAGGTTCCGGGAAGCATCTCGACGGACGCGCGGACCCTTCAGGAGGAAGGCCTGGTCCTCGAGCCGTGCTACCTTCGCAGAGGGCGCCGCTTCGTAGAATCCACTGTCACCCGCGTCGCCTCCGGCTCCAGAACGCCGCGCGAGAGGAAGGGCGATCTCCGAGCCCAGGCGGCAGCCAACTCCACAGGAGAGAAGAGGGTCCTCTCGCTCGTATCGAAGTATGGGCTAGATGACTTCCGCGCCGCGGCGCGAACGGCTTTCAGGAGCTCTGAAGCCCTAACCAGGAAGAGGCTCGCACGCTTTGGAGAAGGTACCTACTCCGCCTCCGACTATCTCGAGGCCCCTGACGGCTCGGACCTCGTCCTCAAGGCGAAGGTGGTCATCAGCGGCTCTGGCGTGCTCGTGGACTACTCGGGCTCCCACAAGCAGGTCGACTACCCCCTCAACGCTGTCTTCGGGGTCACCATCTCAGGCGCGTACTTCGTCCTCCGATGTCTGCTAGGGGACGACATACCTGCCAACCACGGGGCCTTCGCCCCAGTGGAGGTCAGAGCGCCCGTCGGGTCGATCCTCAACCCCACCTCCCCCCATCCGGTCGGCGGTGGCAACGTCGAGACGAGCCAGCGCAACGCCGACGTGGTCTTCCGCGCCCTAGCCAAAGCCGCCCCAGGCCGGGTTCCCGCTGCGGCAGGAGGGTCAATGAACAACGTCATGGTCGGAGGGCGATGGCGCGGCCGCCAGTGGGCCTTCTACGAGACGATCGGGGTCGGGCTCGGAGGGAGTCGACGCGCCGACGGCATCGACGGAATCCAGTGCAACATGACGAACACCCTCAACACCCCGATCGAGGAGCTCGAGCGCTCCTTCCCGGTGTTGATGACCAAGTACGAGTTCAGGCCCGACAGTTCAGGCCCCGGTGCGCACCGGGGTGGGTCTGGGATTGTTCGTGGTTACAGGATGCTCGCCGGCACGACCTTCACTGCGCTCGCAGACAGGGGGACCCACCCTCCATGGGGCCTTGAGGGCGGGCTCCCGGGAAGAGTCACCGAGCTCTTCGTATCTCGCCGCGGCTCGAAGGAGAAGGTCCCCGTCAAGGTAACTCTCGCCCTCAGGCCCGGAGACGAGGTCGAAGTCAGGACGGCTGGCGGAGGGGGATTCGGGGATCCAGACAAGAGGGGGACGCTCGAAGTGTCGGGAGACATCCAAGCCGGGCTCGTCTCGTCCGAGGAAGCGAGGAAGCACTACAGACTCGGACGAACCAAAGATGTGCCTAGGCGTGAACGGCCCTAA
- a CDS encoding HIT domain-containing protein — protein sequence MKIAFSSPSGPDACIFCKIVSRKEASHIIYEDEKHIAFLDAFPFSRGHTLVCPKQHGETIWDMNEAEIAELFKVASRVSRAVVASTGADGFRFVQNNGEAANQVVAHVHVHVIPVKMEDKGKFADRRRFSPEEMGEAAEAIRAEMPKR from the coding sequence ATGAAGATCGCGTTCAGCTCTCCTAGCGGCCCCGACGCGTGCATCTTCTGTAAGATTGTCTCGAGAAAAGAGGCCTCGCACATCATCTACGAGGACGAGAAGCACATCGCCTTCCTGGACGCGTTCCCCTTCTCAAGGGGACACACGCTCGTCTGTCCGAAGCAGCATGGAGAGACGATCTGGGACATGAACGAGGCGGAGATCGCCGAGCTCTTCAAAGTCGCGTCGAGGGTCTCGAGGGCGGTCGTCGCCTCGACCGGCGCGGACGGTTTCAGGTTCGTGCAGAACAACGGTGAGGCGGCCAATCAGGTGGTCGCGCACGTCCATGTGCACGTCATACCCGTCAAGATGGAGGACAAGGGGAAGTTCGCCGACCGGAGACGCTTCTCTCCTGAAGAGATGGGGGAGGCGGCCGAGGCCATACGAGCGGAGATGCCGAAGCGCTAG
- a CDS encoding MFS transporter: MLEDFRGIPWEARFLIYLSFLPGISLGFIYTDLSYFLPNLALSYLPHDSAFFWMGIVVGTMAATLVVSSVPLGIVADRYGRRRLLVLGNLLAGVSLMGFALTTSIPLLLAAAVLEGVGEAAFAVSFGALVADRAGDAKRTSAFALVAFLGWTSGAIGALSISSVAAIQVLGFDERQAHVALYVVVALLGLSVTPLMFKVHEGKVAPAEPRKGFFPKKSKDVLVRFSFYSVTLALGAGLFVPLMTAWFHAAYGVTDVVSGPVLAGSAVLTSAAILLAPRFARRIGMVKAIVASQALATAFMLLVPSSPTFAIAGAVYSIRVFLMNLSNPLGQSLLMGLVSPDERGAASGVAASLWRLPNALSSFVGAALIGAGLVALPFYIATVLYVVAISLFWFMFKNAKLPEESMRSAQVLAQSSSLEGPEEPR, translated from the coding sequence ATGCTGGAGGACTTTCGGGGGATACCATGGGAGGCTCGGTTCCTCATCTACCTCAGCTTCCTGCCGGGGATCTCGCTCGGCTTCATCTACACGGACCTTTCCTACTTTCTTCCGAATCTCGCTCTCTCCTACCTGCCTCACGACTCGGCCTTCTTCTGGATGGGCATAGTCGTGGGGACGATGGCGGCCACGCTCGTGGTCAGCAGCGTCCCACTGGGGATCGTCGCGGACAGGTATGGACGGAGGAGGCTCCTGGTCCTGGGCAACCTCTTGGCCGGCGTGAGCCTGATGGGGTTCGCCCTTACCACTTCGATCCCGCTGCTTCTCGCCGCGGCCGTCCTCGAAGGGGTCGGGGAGGCGGCATTCGCGGTCTCCTTTGGGGCCCTGGTCGCCGACCGCGCGGGCGACGCAAAGAGGACCTCAGCCTTCGCCCTCGTCGCGTTCCTGGGCTGGACCTCGGGGGCCATCGGTGCGCTCTCGATATCATCGGTCGCCGCGATTCAGGTCCTAGGGTTCGACGAGAGGCAGGCTCACGTGGCCCTGTACGTAGTGGTCGCGCTCCTCGGCCTCTCGGTGACGCCCCTGATGTTCAAGGTCCACGAGGGGAAGGTCGCCCCCGCAGAACCGAGGAAGGGATTCTTCCCGAAGAAGTCGAAGGATGTGCTCGTCAGGTTCAGCTTCTATAGCGTGACGCTCGCGCTGGGAGCGGGCCTCTTCGTCCCCCTGATGACCGCGTGGTTCCACGCTGCCTATGGGGTCACCGACGTGGTGAGCGGGCCGGTCCTTGCAGGGTCTGCGGTCCTGACCTCGGCGGCGATCCTCCTAGCACCCAGGTTCGCGAGGCGCATTGGGATGGTGAAAGCGATAGTGGCGTCGCAGGCGCTGGCCACTGCCTTCATGCTTCTGGTCCCGTCGTCCCCCACCTTCGCGATCGCGGGGGCCGTCTACTCGATCAGGGTCTTCCTCATGAACCTCTCGAACCCCCTCGGGCAGTCGCTGTTGATGGGCCTGGTCTCGCCGGACGAGCGGGGAGCTGCCTCCGGGGTCGCCGCCTCTCTCTGGAGGCTCCCCAACGCCCTCAGCAGCTTCGTGGGGGCAGCGCTGATTGGGGCCGGGCTCGTGGCCCTGCCGTTCTACATTGCGACTGTCCTCTACGTGGTCGCGATTTCGTTGTTCTGGTTCATGTTCAAGAATGCCAAGCTTCCCGAGGAGTCGATGCGGAGCGCTCAGGTCTTGGCCCAGTCGTCGAGCCTCGAAGGCCCGGAAGAGCCCCGCTGA
- a CDS encoding CAP domain-containing protein, with translation MLIEARRSSPSSVVPAEPKRQGASGVVLGLLLVVVLLVAAFVALSPDAESGLRSAEQSASSFLSSIFGGLGITARPPLNYTIYSPLIGNGSAKISYPPDYDTLAAYALSLINQDRPGLQAVSLSPNPVAQQHANSMLRYGYFSHYDTQGYSPYMRYSLLGGKGAVGENVAYDRASGPIFYTTSEVEGAIRTLEYQMMNNDSQCCNNGHRINILNPLHNRVSIGVAYDGTVVYFVEDFENYYIALTISVSSTYDVSIAGTTLQAFTAPKAVYITYDSPPTAETPAQLNAGPHEYGPGTLTGGVLQPCSFGCPSFQSGITVYADTWKFTSTQDALAFSLHDFIQHYGAGVYTIYAVTGSDTGTAITSISVFVTG, from the coding sequence ATGCTCATCGAGGCGAGGCGCTCCTCCCCGTCATCAGTGGTCCCTGCCGAGCCGAAGCGCCAGGGCGCCTCCGGAGTCGTCCTCGGCCTTCTCCTGGTGGTCGTCCTCCTGGTCGCCGCCTTCGTAGCGCTCTCCCCCGACGCCGAGTCGGGCCTCAGGTCGGCAGAACAGTCGGCCTCCTCTTTCCTGTCCTCGATCTTCGGCGGCCTCGGGATCACGGCACGGCCTCCCCTGAACTACACCATCTACTCGCCCCTGATCGGGAACGGGTCGGCGAAGATCTCCTACCCGCCGGACTACGACACGCTGGCCGCCTACGCCCTCTCGCTGATCAACCAGGACAGGCCGGGCCTTCAGGCCGTGTCCCTAAGCCCCAACCCCGTGGCCCAGCAGCACGCAAACTCGATGCTCAGGTACGGATACTTCAGCCACTACGACACTCAGGGCTACTCTCCCTACATGAGATACTCGCTCCTCGGCGGCAAGGGGGCGGTCGGGGAGAACGTAGCCTACGACCGGGCAAGCGGCCCGATCTTCTACACCACTTCGGAGGTAGAGGGAGCGATCCGGACCCTCGAATACCAGATGATGAACAACGACTCTCAGTGCTGCAACAACGGGCACAGGATCAACATCCTGAACCCCTTGCACAACAGGGTCTCCATAGGGGTGGCCTACGACGGCACGGTGGTCTACTTCGTCGAGGACTTTGAAAACTACTACATCGCTTTGACGATTTCCGTCTCCAGCACATACGACGTCTCAATCGCCGGGACGACCCTCCAAGCCTTCACCGCGCCCAAGGCGGTCTACATCACCTATGACTCGCCCCCGACGGCCGAGACCCCCGCCCAGCTCAACGCTGGCCCGCACGAATACGGCCCTGGCACCCTGACGGGCGGGGTTCTCCAACCCTGCTCCTTCGGCTGTCCCTCCTTCCAGTCAGGCATCACAGTCTATGCCGACACCTGGAAGTTCACCTCAACCCAGGACGCGCTCGCCTTCTCCCTTCACGACTTCATCCAGCACTACGGAGCAGGCGTGTACACGATCTACGCAGTCACAGGTTCTGACACCGGCACCGCGATAACTTCAATCTCAGTCTTCGTCACAGGTTAG